The DNA window ATTCAGATGATTGAACAATTAAAATGTTACTCAGAAAATATTTCTAGAAGAAAATGATTTAATATCAAATTATATCAAAAAAGATACAATAACAGGAATGAAAATCTTTGTCTTTATACCACTTGAAAATGCTTGCCAGATGGGACCCagtctcaaaaataaataataaccaCGCTTATTTACTTATCTTATTTATGTGCACTagtttacacacaaacacacacacacacacacacacacacacacacacacacacacacacacacacacaaagaagcgCTTGCATATTTTCAGAGTAATATTTTACATTGGCCTCTGTCGAGCCCTTTGGGTTTGGAAAATAGGCAGTCAGCCGAAGTCTTCTCTGTTGCGGACTAATTCTCTTCTGAATGAGGTAGTGCAATGAGATTACTCTCCACAGACTGAGCAAAAGTCTGTGGGATGAGAGCCATAACTGAGTTATGTATTAACGGATCAGATAGAATTCTGATCTGCACCACACTCTAACATTGCTTAGACAATGGAATTGCATTACAGAGGATTATCTAACTCTCACAGAACAGCATCTTACGGTTGCTTGGATACGGGAAGATTCTGTCAGGCTTGATCAAGCCATTGTTTGGAATGCGTGATAGTACCAGTACATCTTCTGATTGGAACATATAGAAGAGTACTGCCTGCTGTTTGTCTTGTGTTGGAAAATATCTAATTCATTAATCATTCTGCATAAtagttcttaaaaaaaaaatacttctaTTGTATGGGTATTCCATTATTGTCCAAGTTTCCATTTTCACAAAAAGTGTCATGATTTCTGAACAAATGACTTGCTTTGAAAAAGCATATTTTGCATGTAGACCATATCATCTCCAGCCAAAGAATCAGCTCCTTGATATTCATGAGGGAGCTCTCACACACCGTGCGCTTCATTTTCAGGTGAGGCACCACACTTCTGTCCTGGTGCTGGAATCCTGTGCTTGTCAGAATTCTGTCCCCACTCTGCGCCAGGTCCTGAGCCCACAGCTGTGTCGACTGCATGCGGCTGATTGTGCACCACGACCACCCCGCCGGGCTTTGGCTTGGCAGGGAAAGGGTTTTGTAGGTCTCGAGCCCattcacctctctctgtctccttttcccTCTGCCAAGAGCCAGGCTGGAGGACAGCTCATGCCATGTAGGGCTAGAAGAGCTAGGGAAAGGTCATGTGTCTTGTGGCGGAAACGCTATGAGTCTCATGCTTTGTCATGCTTTTGCTCTGCTAACTGGTTCCTGTGCTTCAGGTTCTGATGTAGTAGGCTGGCAGCGTTTTTACCTtcataatacaaaatacatacatcaGCAAAACACTTTTGAGTGTTAATGATTCTTACTGTTCCAAATGCTATAGGTTGTCCTGGGCCGACTGTAAAAACTAGAACAGTGACCTACATAAGTGGAGTATCTATATAGATTCCATGAGATGCATTCTGCCTTTGCTGGTTTATAACTGAGCTTTTATGAAACAGCATTCCAGTTATTAACAACGGTTATCTAAATTAGATATAAATGGTTTTAATGGCTTTCCCAGTATTTATCATGGGAAGACAAGGCAAGGCAAGGTACTGTACTGTATGGCCCTTTTCAAACAaatggcaattcaaagtgctttaaagAAAGTAACCACAAAACAACGTATGTCCTGAATGTGATTTCACCAAAAATGCGATTTCTGTATGAAAAGCTTTTATCATTCATAAGTTTTCATGCAAAGTGGgttgtgtaaatgtatgaagTTTTAATCATGATATAGTGTTAATGCCCTCCAAAAACATCAACATATTTGCTAAATGGTAGTGTGTATACCTGCAGACCATTAGTACACTATACATTTTCTAACACAAGTTTGTAATTATCCATTTTAAAGCCAGTAGAGCATATAGTCTCCACTTTGACACATGAGTGAGACACAGTGACTGTCAGACACAGTCAGTCGCTTGGATCCGATTTCTGTGCTAAATGTGTCACTTCTGAAAGGGAAGATAGGCTAATGATGGAGTTTTGGAATTGATAGCATcttgctgggtctttgctaataTACATGTGTGAGGGGAGAGGGCGTGAGCTTATATTAATGCATTGGCTGTCTTTGTCAGTAGTCATTTGCTGTGTAATACATTAACGCATTATGCAGAGAGCAAGGTTTCAGTGGTTTCATTTCCTGGGTATATATCAATAAGAGATGGCGGAGGTTCATTCTGTCGGCTTTGGACAGACGtctccactgccctccacttGATCATCTATATGAGCACTGTCTTTGGAAGACATGATAATGGTTACTGCTGTTCCTGGAGTTGGCAGTGGTGCTAGAATCAttaggagagaatgagagtcatctcctccatctgctgctgccttctctcactctcagtttCTACATTCTTTCATTACAGGTTTCTGTGATGGGTCAGCAGGGTGTGGGTTTTATTTCAAAGCTCTATTTAAACCTAATGGAGATGTATCACCACAGAGCTGTTCTGTATTACTAGTTACTGATTTATTACAACCTCAGTCTCAGGTGCCTTGTGTACTTTGCGGTGATTCACGTTTATTCATCAAATTCCAGACCTGAGTGAAGGTCTCTAATACCTCTCTTTGAGGAAAGTTCactaatgtttaaaataagGAGACAGAGGGAAGTGACAGATTCTCACAGAGGAATGCTGAAAGTGGAGAATTTATTTCAGTGTAGATTTTTTCACCATGAAAGCTTCCGTTTTCCTCGaagaaaaatgtgttgtgtGAACATGCAGTGGCAAATAGCAGGCATTATTAGTTGTGAAGTATGGTATAGGTTTGTAAGACACAGAGTTCATTGATATTCTGTGGATTTTCTCAGTCTGTCTGAACTGAAAATCTAGCCAGTATGTAATCATGTCTATATACAGCTTTGAATACAAACTAACAGACCCACACCCgcacactttcatttttaatgtcattataTACTCAGAAGACACCTGTTCTAAGTAGTCTaggtaaattaataaataattaaatacataaactaacAAACAGATGTCAGAACCATTAGACCACATCATATCAAACGCACCATTTGTAAATACTTTAGATCCATTACATTCACTTAGACGATCTCATAATTATCTATCATCACTCCATGTCTTGACAATCCTAAAATCAAGCAGAAGTTTATACTGATCTGTCATTAGCATGATGCATTTTTCTCCAGACTGTATCTGTGAGTGCAGAGCACTTCAATAAGCAGCAAGCGTAGCTCTGAATAATTGTGCACATGCTCCCTGCAGGTGTTAAAGACTTTTACTTTAGTTACGAGTATTATATGAAACCTCTGAGAACTACAGAAGCCTACAGAGAGAAGGTCTGATGGTGTGTCTTGAGACTCTGCTGTGATCTTAATGTTGCGCAATCCACTGTAACTTTATTCCTAATCAGTAAACTCACAAGATGATGTCTCTGTAAGTTTgtaataggaaaaaaaataatgtaaatgtactttagCTATGTTTATGCCTCATATGCACAGTATTAAGAACCTATTAAGAAACTATTCATATTCATAGGTTTGTTAAGGTTGGTGCATTTGCTGAATAGCTGAAAGTCAGCGATAGAACTGTAAGTGAGTCTGTAAGTGAGTATAAAATTCTCTGGACTAGTTCTTGGGAAATCAGTAAGCATAGCATTGTATACATGGTTTTAACATGGACAGCCCCTTGAACAGGACCAGGTTTCCTTTATCTTCTAAAAGTAGTCTTCccttttcatgttttgcttAGACCTAAGATTATTGTTTCAGTTTAGAGCCCAACTTAAAGACTTTCACAGCACCCAAGCCCCATTCCTTGAGTTGAGCATGTTGATCACTTATTGCAGTTCACTATAACGTCCTTGCTTAACCCAGTGCACTGAGATATCAGAGATGGCTGTGTTGATGGACTTCAGGCTAACAGAGCTATCCGAATAGCCAGTGATCCTGACCCATAAAGGCGCCTTGAGTTGAGTCAGAGAGGCCTCTGTGGCTGCCATGCTCTGCTGAGCATGGCTTCATCCTCTCCGGCCTCTGGGTTCGGAGAGTGCAGCAGTATGTGTCCAGGTCCACTCCTGTGCCTCCCACGGCTCAGAGTAAAGGCGATCCGAAACCGGGAGTGGGAAAGGAGATACAAAGCAGCCATGGGAGGAACACATTCTTTCTGATGCTTTCAAAATGCCCCAGAGACCCCGGAGAATGGCATtagtacattgtacattttctaACACAAGTTTGTAATTATCCATTTTAAAGTCAGTAGAGCATATAGTCTCCACTTTGACACATGAGTGAGACACAGTGGCTGTCAGACACAGTCAGTTGCTCGGATCCGATTTCTGTGCTAAATGTGTCACTTCTGAAAGGGAAGATAGGCTAATGATGGAGTTTTGGAATTGATAGCAActtgctgggtctttgctaataTACATGTGTGAGGGGAGAGGGCGTGAGCTTATATTAATGCATTGGCTGTCTTTGTCAGTAGTCATTTGCTGTGTAATACATTAACGCATTATGCAGAGAGCAAGGCGATCCGAAACCGGGAGTGGGAAAGGAGATACGAAGCAGCCATGGGAGGAACACATTCTTTCTGATGCTTTCGAAATGCCCCAGAGACCCCGGAGAATGGCTCGCTGGTGTTCCTttgcactcatacacaaactaAAAGCTGTCTTATGAGCTCTTCTGCTGTAGTCACTAAATGCAGACCTGgatatggttttgtttctgaACTTGATGTGCTGTtagctttttttaaagcatcaaGGGATGCTTTGGAgttatgtttttctttgatgCAGCATTTTGAATCAACTGCAGAAGGAGACTGTGGGTGAACCACATTTGATGTGCACAATGCAATAGTACCAACCTCATTTGCTAGTTTATAGGAATGGCTCAAAATTGTCCAGAACTGTACTAGATCAGTCGAGATATATCCGTTGTCTAAtgtttgtgacatttttgtAAGTCTTGGCCTTCCCTTTCCATAATGAagataaaatgatttatttacactttataCATGGGAGCAATCTAAACTGTCTCTATCTTCTAATCAGCAGAACTGCTTGGTTTAGGTCACTGACTATTAAGAGTAGGCAAGTCGCAAATACACTATATTGACAAAGTATCGGAACACACATCTTAATCATTGAATTCATGTGCTTCATTCAGTCCCATTAACACAGGcatataaaatcaagcacctatTCATGCAATCTCTAAAGAGCTCACTTACTTTGAGCATGATATTGTAATAGGATGCAACAGCTCAGTTTGTGAAATCTCATGATCAGTTATTCATGAAGTTATTCACAACTGATATTCCATGATCAGTTGTGGGTGGTATTATTGAAAAGCGTAAgcatttaggaaccacagcaactcaaGTGGCAGAACACGTAAAGTTACAGAGCGGAGTCTCTGAGTGCTGAGGTGCCTACTGCGTAAACGTCACCAATGTCGCTCTGCTGATTCGGTAACTGCAGATTTCCAAACCTCCCCTGGCATTAACATCAGAACAAAAACTGGGTGCCATGAGCTTCATGGTATgtgtttccatggctgagctgGTGCAcgcaagccttacatcaccaagccaAGCCAATGCCAAGCAAtggatggagtggtgtaaagcacacagccactggactctggaacaGTGCAAATGTTTTCTGTGGAGTCATGAATCACATAtctctatctggcagtctgatggacaaGTATGGGTTTGGGGAATGCCAGGAGAACATTATTTGCCTGACTGCTTTTTGTcaactgtaaagtttggtggcGGAGGGATAATGttatggggttgtttttcaggggtCGGCctaggccccttagttccagtgaagggaaatcttaatGTTTCAGTATAcgaagacattttggacaattgtatgttcccaactttgtgggaactgTTTGGTGATGGCACTgtttgttccagcatgactgtgccacagtgcacaaagcaaggtctaTAAAGACATAATTGGGTGGAGGGAATTGATTGGCTTGTACAGAAACCTGACgtcaaccccactgaacacctttgggatgaactgaACAGAGAATTTGTCCAACACCAGTGTCTGACCACACAAATGCGCTTCTGAATGAATGGGCAAAACTTCTCTAAAATCTTGTAGAAAACCTTTCCAGAAGAGTGGAAGTTAAGGCTGCAAAGGTGTGACCAATCAATATCAATGCTTAAGGATTAATATGTGATATCATAAAAGCACCGGTAGCTGTAATGTGTTGGTTGTTCCAACTGTTGTGTGGGAGTCTCAACGTTTGCCCATATAGTATATgtagtatgagtgtgtgtatatacttaGAGTCTCCACCCGCTTCATAAGAAGCACCTGTCTTATGGCCTCATTATTAGGTACACATATCGGTGCTTTTTCTAGGTGTCCAGTCGCAGACTGTAGGCCATATGCAGGTTGCCAGTCATCTTATTTCTCATTCAGTACACAGGGCCATTGCAGACCCCTCAAAAATATCCTGGTGAGAAATTGGCCACTGATGAAAAGTGGAAGGAAGGGTAGCTAGCGCAAACTATACATGGCAACAAAGGAGCTGCAGTTGACCCTCATGGCGTTTCTAATAAAGAAATGTTCTTAATAAAGAGGACTGTATATCCTTGACTGCATGCAACATCCTGCAGCCACAGGCCTGTCTGCATTGTCATGACTGAGTAGATGCTTTATCTATCTTACTTAAGTCAATGTGCTGTCAATGCCATTGTTTTCGCTCTATTATAATTCGACCTTGATTCATTCACACTGACATCTGTGGAAAATGACCGTAGCATTTTTTCCTCACTCTGACAACATTGAGATGTAGTGCAGTGTTTGAATGCTCTAGGCTACACAGGAACTGCCCAGCTAGTTAGTCatcatttgatttgtgtgtgtgtttgttggtgtttgtgtgtgtgtgcatgcatttttgttgatgtttgtgtgtgtgtgcatgtgtgcatgttttcatATTGGTGCACGTTGTGGAGGCACAATGGCTAAGGACTCAGAGCCCACTCTAACCACTTGAGAGATGTGGAGAGGCTCAGGTGATGCAGAAGGCAGACAAGCACCTACACAGTGCCAGTAGGTACGAATTAGTCAACCCATGTCCTACTGCTCCTCATACCTGCAATAAACTGTCCAGATATGATTAGATATGTACAATTTAATAATCCCAGTGGACCGAGCAAGCTAGAAAAAGTTCACCTTCTTCAAAGTCAAATGTTTAGTGCCACCCTGTGGAAGACAATACACACTGCAGCCTGTTTTAAACATCTAATCCTCTACCATTCACGTGAAGCATTTGCTTTGTCCATTGATGTAGAGGTTCTTCACATATGAAAAGCTCTGCATGGAGTGAGACGTTCTTTCACTCCATGTATATCTCCCATTTCACCTCCTCCATGGTGTCTTTGGGAAACTGAACGAATGTGCGGAATGCCCGGGATTCCAGCTTGAGCTGCGAGTTGTCCATGGCAGGGCAGCGCTGTCAGTGACCTCGCTGCTTCTTCTatcaggagagggagggaagcagAGCCTAAGACGTCTTATCTGTGTTTACGTCCACGCGCGCCAGCTCCATGGCCTGTGCTCTGTCTGCGACCGTGTGACTCAGGGCATGCCAGAACGACCGCGCTGCAGGACAAGGCACGCCAGACCGATCGAGGGTGAGCGAGCTCCTCTCAGCCTCACTTGGGCCCCAGTCAGAACCTACAGCTGCCACACTTCTTGATTGCTCTGCACAAGGTGAGTCTGATTCGTTACTCGACCTATCACTATAATGCAAGGCATGTTCCTTTGGTTTGGCGTGTAATAAATTCTTATGCATCAGTAAAGTCCATCTGTTAGTTGTACCTTTGCAATTTGCTGTGCTTGTAAACAAGGGGGAATAATGCATATCTGTACAGCATGCAGAGTGGTGCTGCTTGATGTAGGATAACTGCCTAGcaaatactctctctctttgtactGTGTCCATGCGGCAGCTAGTGTGCCTGTGGTCACCCATTTATGCTTTAAAGGTAAGAACACAAGAGTATCTTCTGCAGAGATTATTTGTTTTACTGTCTCTGCTACACAAACACTGCCCTTTACTCTGCCTCTGCTTAACAGTGCAATCAACACATCATGTAAATTCATGCTGTCTTGTATAAATAACTCACACTGCATACAGACATGGTGCATATATAAACCATTGGCTTAGTTATTTCCTGTGACATGCTTTTATTCCATGCTGGACTATTTAATTAACAGTCAGCGCCAGCGGCTAACGCTAGCCGGCCCATGGTCCGACTGAAACATTGCCTTTTGAGGTGCATTTCACAGTTCATTGGAGTGTGCAATATTATTACTTTTCGTAGAGCTGTACCATTCCAGTGTTGTTCCCAGTATGAGTGGAGAGGGCGTGACATCATTCGTGCTGGTCACTGTGCTGGGTCTGATCCTGGCAAGGTTGGCTTATGGTCAGCATATGGGGGAGGAGCCCTGCTCAGTCCAAATCCTTGTCCCTGGACTTAAAGGTGTGCCCCAGCATACGGTAACACGCCGccacacacgaacatgcacaGCCGGTTCAGCTCCAGCTGATGCTTAGATGTTATCGTTATGCCCTTGTGAAAGGCTCACCTCTCTAAGTTCCTGCTGCGTAGTTGTCCCTGGCTAATGCAAGTCACTTCTGGCAGAAggtatcagctaaatgtaaatcacCCCCAAGGTTGCATCGGCTAAACGTAAATATTTATGTGTTCTTCGGTTTGCCGAAATAGCACAGGGGGTTTGGGCAAGCACTCAGGGTTGCTTCCCTGTAGCAGTGTAATGTTAAGAAAAGAGCGATGGCTTGCTTCAAAGCAAGGGCTGTCTGTTCCCATAGGGGAagcaggagagaagggagagaaaggagcaCCTGGGAGACCTGGCAGAGTGGGGCCCCCTGGAGAGATGGGTACTGcaccactcaaacacacttaCTCTTACCTAAAATATATGCACATCATTTAATAGTAAGGTACAGTCAGAGTCAGAACACTGGATGCTTAACATGTATATTCAGTGTAAGAACTGGGCCCAAGCACAAGTATAAGTGGACTTTTGCTGATGGGCCACGTGAGCACATGTGTCTTCTGGGATTCATCATGTTTAGGGAGTGTAGAACAGCAAAATGTTCTGGAGATTAAAAGGTCATCTGGCTATATCGGCCAGAATGCACGAAAGATGACAATTGTTTACTGCTGCTCTTAATGAGGATTGAGTGGTTCTtttgggggtgtgggtgctTTTCCCTAAAGCCTTCTTAGAAGTCTTTAGTTTATACTTTAATAATAAAGGatgagtgtttaaaaaaatgttttttcaggTCCTTCTGGACTTAAAGGAGAAAAAGGTATCATGGGACGTTATGGAAAAATAGGTCCCACTGGCTTAAAAGGTAAGGTAGGCCACCAATGAAACTGTAATTTACAAAGTAAATAGTGTTTTGAAAGTCTGCACAATTACACATGGACTTTTTACAGGTTTAAAAGGCGATGTGGGAGATCCAGGTCCAGCAGGCTCAAATGGAGACCCAGGTAAAATTAGCTTTAAGAGCTGCTTTAAGATAAAATCCATATTTTAATATCTTGAAGTATGTAATTGTTCAAGCTTTAGTTATTGCATATAGTTGACATAATGTCACATTTGAATTGTGGCTCGAGGGCTTCCCTGTGAGTGTGCACCCTTACGGAAGATGATTGGTGAAATGGATAATCACGTGGCACAATTAACCAATGAGCTGAAGTTCATTAAAAATGGTAAGACCACAAAGCCCTTATCTCCTGCTATAAAGAGCATAAGTCAAACCCCAAGCCTAGTGTGTTAACGCACCTGAATCTATTCATCAACTGGCCATTAAGTGCTTTATGAGCTGAACCAGCTATGCTGCAGAAACATGCCTTGATGTAACTCCAGAAATGCATTCTGACACTCTTGATACATGGggaatatacacaaatacaagccTGCTACCATAGTACTTTAAGTACTTTACCATTGTACTTTAAGTGCTTAAGTACTTTACAATATTCTCGCACAGGTAATTGCATAGATGGCTCTTTTCCATAACAAGAGCAGTCAAATCCCATTCTTATACAGACTGACAAAAGGTGTTAGTCAAACAGGAGGCTGCCTTTTTTGTCCATCTATGTGAAATTCGCAGTGTTGGATGCTGCGGTGTGATTACAGAAATACAAGTGCTCACTTTTCAGCACTGCCCTCCCCCGCAGCTGTTGCTGGCATCAAAGAGACTGACAGCAAAGTCTACCTGCTGGTGAAGGAGGAGAGACGCTACCGAGATGCCGAGCTCTCCTGTCAGGCCAGGGGCGGGCACCTGGCCATGCCCAAAGATGCTGCCACCAACAGGGTGCTCGCTGGGTACATCACAGGAGCAGGCCTTAGCAGGGTGTACATCGGCATTAACGACCTGGAGCGCGAAGGCCAGTTTGTTTACGTGGAGCGCTCTCCCATGAGCACGTTTAGCCGGTGGCGGGAAGGGGAGCCCAACGATGCCTACGAAGATGAAGACTGCGTGGAGCTGCTGTCATCAGGGGAGTGGGTTGATGTGGCCTGCTCTCTCACCATGTACTTCGTGTGCGAGTTTGACAAAGACAGAATTTGaacatcagtctctctctctctctctctctctctctctctctctctctctctctctctctctctctctctctctctccacacacacacacaaacacacaccatgtgaTTATTTTGAAAATGCGACTTTAAAGACTTCTGGTTCTGTACGCCTGTTTGAAACAGAATGACAAGTGAGAGTGGAGTTAACGGACTgtcttttttaaacagaaatgctACGTTCTTGATTCTTGTACCTGCTTTAGCTCTACTGTATGGCAAActaaaaattttaaattattttctgcatGTACTGCAGAAAATGCAGTACACTGCAGTACAGCCTAGCCTACAGTGTGTTCCAGGCTGACTGGACAGATCACGTTGGGATCTTGGAGTGATTACAGAGACCATGGTGTATATGCATGGACttccatttcatttatttctctgtttctttatgTCTTAGCAATTAAACCTTTTCATTCATTGTGTAtgatttatatttcattttgcatttgtattgtcTTGAATAATGTCTTTGGGGATTTTCTTCCTTGGAACGCGGGAGATTATTGACACAAGTTGAAATGTACGACGTTCCCTGCTAGTTGGAAAAGCAGATTGTTGTAAGTTGCTGCCCTCTAGGGGCCCCGTTCGTCATGAAAAAGCGCAGTGAAATGACTCATTCTCCCTGTACGTCATACCCAAGGATGTGAGAGAAATCGATATCATATCATATTTACAAATACTCTTTAAGAATTTGGAATAACCCGTGTTATCTCAAAGCAGACCAGAGATTTCAGACCAGAGTGGTCACTCTTTGGGAACTCCAGACAGCCGGGGTCGAGGTTACGTGTGCAGTGACCGTTTTGTTACCCTATGCTTCTGTTTATCCAACCAAGAAGACGAGCCCAGGGTGTGGGTTATTGACCTTAGCGTAACACAAGTGTGAAGAAGGCTAGTAGGCTATTATATTACTCGGCGTATTGTCAATTACAGTGAAGACCATCTTTATAGAATAGACCTTAGAACTGCACTTATCGTGTGCCTACTCCAATAACTCTACGTAgagtaacaaacaaacaaacaaacaaacaaaaaatcatatgtatgtatgtatgtatcatCATATGTATGTCCTCgaaactgcagaaacacaagGAGGCCAGCCAACAAactaattaattattcattcatttgaatGGGATTGTCAAAACTAATTAGACCTACTGAAATCTCGTATTACGTCTTTAGTGTGAAAAACAAATAGCAATAGTAAAtagcaatttaaaaaatcaatttattGCGGAAACGTGGAGAATAGGTTTCTACAGGTAAATCTGACACGTTTTTGCAGTAGCATCCACGGTTTTATCCTCGGTTTCCATGGAAATGTCTCAAACAACATTTGAGTGCTGATGGCTTGCCTATATATTATGCTCCACTCCCCAGACGTTTCGAAGGCAACGATTAGAGCAGTAACATTTATCATCTAAAAACAagaattttatttacaaataaaatctgTTCACTAGCTAACCTAGGTGAGTGTTTTTAACAtcagtatttttcatttcttgagAATGTCTGAAAGTACAGGGCGGTCGTTGGGTCAGATTCCAGGAGCGAAAACAATCATTATGTACAGGAACGGCGATGCTTTTTATCCTGGAAGAAAGTTTGTCGTCAACCAACGCCAAACGTCGACTTTCGACAGTTTCCTCAGCTTGGTTACTAGGGGTATTCAGGCTCCTTTAGGAGCAGTGCGAAAGATCTACACCCCTAGAGAGGGCCACAGAGTTCTGGATTTGGGAGAGCTCATACATGGGGAGGGATATGTCGCAGCTGGAACCGAACGGTTGAAAAAAATCGAGTAAGTTCGTTATGTGACGATAAATCTGAATGTTTCTACGGAATAGAAACTCCTCATATGAATTAACGTGTAACGTCATGTAGCTGTCGCGCTTTCATTACTATACGTCTATATCATGTACCCTATTTTATGACAATTTTAAGCTTCAGTCtgatttttaaagcttttagtTCGGGTTGACTTCACCGTGTACCGTGTGTGGAATCCAAATAACAGTAACGTTTAGGTGCTTGTAAAGTTTCTCACCTTTCTTATCTCGTAGAGTCAAGGCGAGCGGTCACCAACTTAGCCAACTATTTAAAAACAGTGTTCCTTGCAGTAAGCATGAAGTGTTGTAGACATCCatgtctgttctctctttttctttttaatagtTACTGTCATATAACAACAAAGAGaccacaaagaaagaaaaataaacaggtgAGATATTACAGAGGGTCCACAGAACTGCCCCGTTGaactgtcaaaacaaaaatatatagccTGGAAAGAGATGACAGTGTTATTTGTGCCTTTTAGGCTTTTGTTGCATAGATAGGTGTTATagacaaaatgcacaaaataagaTTTCAGAAGAAAAGCACCATGCACTTGCATTTCAAGTCCATTCAGTGAATGCCTAACTGCGTCGTGTTTTGTTTGTCAGCATCTTGGACCTAATTGAGAGACACACTTCAGAGACAGATAGCTATGTGATTTGGtctgctgccccccccccccccccccccatttataCGAAGAGCCATACCGTGCATTTTTCATAAATGGCTCACTTTCTCAGATCAATACTCTCCCCTAAATGAATTATAGTTCAGCGTGTGACCACTGTAATGCTTGACTGACTTCATACCTGTTCTTTTAAGAGTTATACTGAAGATGGATGAGGCAAACAAGTCTATTGACAACACTCTGTAGCCTCTAGCTGAATAATTGTCCTGTATCTAGAACAGTATATGAAGTAAAATGTGGCCAGTAATGGTGTTTATCACCTGTTGTTTTGTATATGTCTTATGAGAGCTTTTAAGGGCTTGGTTTTCTGGGATTCCTTAACTGAATGTGGAATAATCCACAGTGATGCTTTTAGTCACCTTTTAAGTCTTTTTGCCTATTTAGTGCCtgaacaacaaacaacacagcCTGCTTTGAGTGTCTGGAGTTAGGTCGCTAAATGAATGACAGAGCAATACGTGTCACGGATGCTCAGCAGGGAACTGTTCATTTTGTATCCATCACAGATTCGACCT is part of the Electrophorus electricus isolate fEleEle1 chromosome 13, fEleEle1.pri, whole genome shotgun sequence genome and encodes:
- the colec11 gene encoding collectin-11 translates to MSGEGVTSFVLVTVLGLILARLAYGQHMGEEPCSVQILVPGLKGEAGEKGEKGAPGRPGRVGPPGEMGPSGLKGEKGIMGRYGKIGPTGLKGLKGDVGDPGPAGSNGDPGLPCECAPLRKMIGEMDNHVAQLTNELKFIKNAVAGIKETDSKVYLLVKEERRYRDAELSCQARGGHLAMPKDAATNRVLAGYITGAGLSRVYIGINDLEREGQFVYVERSPMSTFSRWREGEPNDAYEDEDCVELLSSGEWVDVACSLTMYFVCEFDKDRI